The following proteins are co-located in the Mycolicibacterium goodii genome:
- a CDS encoding ABC transporter permease, protein MVNFALRRLWQSIVVIVLAYTAVFFVLNVLPGDPIEQQIANPENPISDEEAAALRGYYRLDAPAVVQFGLSVKRLFTGDLGYSLNSGQEVSRLLAHALPSTLSLAGVAFLLAAAIGFVIALAAVFAPWAPVREVARSIPPAFLSVPVFVTGLVTLQVFSFSLGWVSAVRDEGLRSTAMAALPLALPVAAPIAQVLIQGLSNAAGQPYVEVLRAKGLTGDRIVFGHLLKNGSIPTLTIVAITVGELLAGSVITETIFNRTGIGYLTETAVRNQDTPIIQAVVITVSVTFVAINFIVDVIYPLIDPRIGRAHPARSTTSAADAGLVSA, encoded by the coding sequence GTGGTCAACTTCGCGCTGCGGCGCCTGTGGCAGTCGATCGTGGTGATCGTGCTGGCGTACACGGCAGTGTTCTTCGTTCTCAACGTCCTGCCCGGTGATCCGATCGAACAGCAGATCGCGAATCCGGAGAACCCGATCTCGGATGAGGAAGCGGCGGCGCTGCGCGGCTACTACCGCCTCGACGCACCCGCGGTCGTTCAGTTCGGGCTCTCGGTGAAGCGGCTCTTCACAGGGGATCTCGGCTACTCTCTGAACTCCGGCCAGGAGGTGTCCCGGTTGCTGGCACACGCGCTGCCGTCGACGCTGTCGCTGGCCGGCGTGGCGTTCCTGCTGGCGGCGGCAATCGGTTTCGTCATCGCCCTGGCAGCCGTTTTCGCACCGTGGGCGCCGGTCCGCGAAGTGGCCCGCTCGATCCCTCCGGCGTTCCTGTCGGTCCCGGTGTTCGTCACCGGACTCGTCACACTGCAGGTGTTTTCGTTCAGCCTCGGCTGGGTGTCCGCCGTGCGCGACGAGGGCCTGCGCTCCACCGCAATGGCCGCTCTGCCGCTCGCCCTTCCGGTCGCCGCGCCGATAGCGCAGGTGCTCATCCAAGGCTTGAGCAATGCGGCCGGGCAACCGTATGTCGAGGTGTTGCGCGCCAAGGGTCTGACCGGTGACCGCATCGTCTTCGGCCATCTGCTCAAGAACGGCTCGATACCGACGTTGACGATCGTGGCCATCACCGTCGGTGAACTGCTCGCCGGGTCCGTCATCACCGAAACGATCTTCAACCGCACCGGCATCGGCTACCTCACCGAGACCGCGGTCCGCAACCAGGACACCCCGATCATCCAGGCCGTGGTCATCACGGTGTCCGTCACGTTCGTCGCGATCAACTTCATCGTCGACGTCATCTACCCGCTCATCGACCCGCGCATCGGGCGCGCGCACCCAGCGCGCTCCACAACGAGCGCCGCCGACGCGGGGTTGGTGTCCGCATGA
- a CDS encoding dipeptide ABC transporter ATP-binding protein: MSSPTLLSVSGLSVEYESAQGPVASVVRDVSFDVRAGKVLAVVGQSGSGKSTIARALQGLLPDNGRITAGRVHLNGRDVTELPQRGWRDIRGATIGFVPQDPLGSLDPLQRVGDQIAEVLTVHRIADRHAARERAVELLDRVGIREPRLRARDHPHQLSGGQLQRVLIAIAIAGDPQLLIADEPTSALDVTVQQRILELLDELRRERGLGVVFITHDLALAEHHSDDVAVLRDGELRESGPTKSVLVAPRDDYTRQLIADAPALTPDKYRRGRPVPDDVGDPILRVSALVKTFGETRALDDVSFDVQRGTIHALVGESGSGKTTAARVLAGLTDFQSGTVHVDGTVRIPHTRFGVARQRAQARTLQMVHQNPLAALDPRMTIGDAIAEPLTINGIGSRRDRRAEVADALDRVGLPTSLRDRRPHEVSGGQRQRVVLARALVLRPPVLILDEPTSALDVTVQSQVVDLLIDLQRELGLTYLFISHDLSLVRQIADHVSVLEHGRLVESGPVADVFSSPVASYTRRLLDAVPGAAARAA; encoded by the coding sequence ATGAGTTCTCCAACGCTGCTCTCGGTTTCGGGCCTGTCCGTGGAGTACGAATCGGCGCAGGGACCGGTTGCGTCCGTTGTTCGGGACGTCTCCTTCGACGTCCGCGCAGGCAAGGTCCTCGCGGTCGTCGGCCAGTCGGGGTCGGGCAAGTCCACCATCGCCCGCGCGTTGCAGGGACTGCTCCCCGACAACGGGCGCATCACGGCGGGCCGGGTCCACCTCAATGGCCGCGACGTCACGGAGCTGCCGCAACGCGGCTGGCGCGATATCCGCGGGGCCACCATCGGATTCGTACCGCAGGATCCACTGGGATCCCTCGATCCGCTGCAACGCGTCGGCGATCAGATCGCCGAGGTCCTCACGGTGCACCGGATCGCCGACCGGCACGCTGCCCGTGAACGAGCGGTCGAACTGCTCGATCGTGTGGGCATCCGCGAACCGCGCCTGAGGGCCCGCGACCATCCCCATCAGCTCTCCGGCGGTCAGTTGCAGCGCGTCCTCATCGCGATCGCGATCGCGGGCGACCCGCAGCTGCTGATCGCCGACGAACCCACCAGCGCCCTTGATGTCACCGTGCAGCAACGCATTCTGGAACTGCTCGACGAACTGCGTCGTGAGCGCGGGTTGGGCGTCGTGTTCATCACCCACGACCTGGCCCTGGCCGAACACCACAGCGACGATGTCGCGGTGCTGCGCGACGGCGAGCTGCGCGAATCCGGACCGACGAAGTCGGTGTTGGTCGCCCCGCGTGACGATTACACCCGCCAGCTCATCGCCGACGCGCCCGCGCTCACCCCGGACAAGTACCGCCGCGGCCGCCCGGTACCCGACGATGTCGGTGACCCGATCCTGCGAGTCAGTGCCCTGGTCAAGACGTTCGGGGAGACGCGTGCGCTCGACGACGTGTCGTTCGACGTGCAGCGCGGCACCATTCACGCCCTGGTGGGCGAGTCCGGATCGGGTAAGACGACCGCCGCCAGGGTGCTCGCCGGCCTGACCGACTTCCAGTCCGGAACCGTCCACGTCGACGGCACGGTTCGGATTCCGCACACCCGCTTCGGGGTCGCTCGGCAGCGCGCTCAGGCGCGGACGTTGCAGATGGTGCATCAGAATCCGCTCGCCGCACTGGATCCCAGAATGACGATCGGCGACGCCATCGCCGAGCCGCTGACCATCAACGGCATCGGCTCCCGCCGGGACAGACGTGCCGAAGTCGCCGATGCACTCGACCGCGTCGGGCTGCCGACGTCCCTGCGCGACCGCAGACCCCACGAGGTGTCCGGCGGCCAGCGCCAGCGCGTCGTGCTCGCGCGTGCGCTGGTGCTCCGCCCGCCGGTGCTCATACTCGATGAACCCACCTCGGCACTCGACGTCACGGTGCAGTCGCAGGTGGTCGACCTGCTGATCGACCTGCAGCGCGAGCTCGGTTTGACGTATCTGTTCATCTCGCACGACCTGAGCCTCGTGCGTCAGATCGCCGACCATGTCAGCGTTCTGGAGCACGGACGGCTGGTCGAATCGGGTCCCGTCGCCGACGTCTTCTCCTCGCCGGTGGCGTCGTACACGCGCCGCCTCCTCGACGCGGTCCCCGGCGCCGCCGCGCGTGCCGCATGA
- a CDS encoding NtaA/DmoA family FMN-dependent monooxygenase (This protein belongs to a clade of FMN-dependent monooxygenases, within a broader family of flavin-dependent oxidoreductases, the luciferase-like monooxygenase (LMM) family, some of whose members use coenzyme F420 rather than FMN.) — MTTDKHVILNVNVLNTGIHTGSWRRTTEPPTAFADPGYYVRMARIAERGTLDALFLADGPALRDHPALRPSQALEPSVILASVAAETEHLGLIGTLSSTFNDPVELAHRLLTLDRLAGGRVAWNVVTTYSPAAGANFGLADLPDRATRYRRAAEFVDVVLALWRDAAEPATHGINHHGEFFTVLGGLPQGPSPQGHPLVVQAGGSPQGRDLAGRVADAVFSAELDLGAAIEHYRYVKDVAVAHGRGRDDVKILPGLITTIGSTHAEAERRYDEQNELLPPGHDLERLSQVLGEDLAAYPLDEPVPAHLLGDVDDPAKFAASLGFRESVVRLIRSRNLTLRGALREFSGAGHRVVVGSPVDVADTIERWFLAGAADGFNLMPDVFPDGLEIFVDEVVPILRKRGLFRHDYAESTLRERFAPRVASAAAVTVAGLPG, encoded by the coding sequence GTGACCACCGACAAGCACGTCATCCTGAACGTCAACGTCCTCAACACCGGCATCCACACCGGTTCCTGGCGGCGCACCACCGAACCGCCGACCGCATTCGCCGACCCCGGTTACTACGTGCGGATGGCCCGGATCGCCGAACGCGGCACACTCGACGCGTTGTTCCTCGCCGACGGCCCCGCGCTGCGCGACCATCCCGCGCTGCGCCCCTCGCAGGCCCTGGAGCCCAGCGTGATCCTGGCCTCGGTCGCCGCCGAGACCGAGCATCTCGGCCTCATCGGCACGCTGTCGTCGACCTTCAACGATCCCGTCGAACTCGCGCACCGACTGCTCACCCTGGATCGGTTGGCGGGCGGACGGGTGGCGTGGAACGTCGTCACGACCTACTCACCGGCCGCAGGCGCCAACTTCGGGTTGGCGGACCTCCCGGACCGTGCGACGCGCTACCGGCGCGCCGCGGAGTTCGTCGACGTCGTCCTGGCACTGTGGCGCGACGCCGCCGAGCCCGCGACGCACGGCATCAACCACCACGGCGAGTTCTTCACCGTCCTGGGCGGACTGCCGCAGGGTCCGTCACCGCAGGGTCACCCGCTGGTCGTGCAGGCAGGTGGGTCGCCGCAGGGACGGGATCTCGCAGGCCGTGTCGCCGATGCGGTGTTCAGCGCCGAACTCGACCTGGGTGCGGCTATCGAGCACTACCGGTACGTCAAGGACGTCGCCGTCGCGCACGGGCGTGGTCGGGACGACGTCAAGATCCTGCCCGGTTTGATCACGACGATCGGAAGCACGCACGCCGAAGCCGAACGTCGCTACGACGAGCAGAACGAGTTGTTGCCGCCCGGCCACGACCTCGAGCGGCTGTCACAGGTCCTCGGTGAGGACCTCGCGGCGTACCCACTCGACGAGCCCGTTCCCGCACACCTGCTCGGCGATGTCGACGACCCCGCCAAATTCGCTGCGTCCCTGGGTTTCCGAGAGTCCGTCGTCCGGTTGATCCGGAGCCGGAATCTCACATTGCGCGGCGCACTGCGGGAGTTCAGCGGGGCCGGGCACCGCGTCGTCGTCGGCTCGCCGGTGGACGTCGCCGACACCATCGAGCGGTGGTTTCTGGCAGGGGCGGCCGACGGCTTTAACCTGATGCCCGACGTCTTCCCCGACGGTCTGGAGATCTTCGTCGACGAAGTGGTCCCGATCCTGCGGAAGCGAGGACTGTTCCGCCATGACTACGCCGAGTCGACGCTACGCGAGCGTTTCGCCCCACGCGTAGCGTCGGCCGCTGCGGTGACCGTGGCAGGACTGCCTGGTTGA
- a CDS encoding LLM class flavin-dependent oxidoreductase, producing MAALSVGVEIVGDGLDDQFLATGRPWREVAALAGRLESAGVSYWVIGAERGEAGNPATVSLDPTLVATVAARHTFRLGLVVAAAAHRDHPYNLARRLVSVDHAARGRVGWLALDFDHAIALNAATDVWTDAAPGPAHTADAVAAVRALWRTWPLESVVGERDTGVFADITRIRRADVRDGYSIAGPLNVPGSLQGDLPVWRTGAADGADAVVVEDGAHAPVGIPVVIRLRTVDGLADALDRIAASSEAAGVIVRLRAHDAGRVLDDVLPSARRRGLVGVPSGSTLRGTLGLAPPTSPDLSDHEPAFAGAPNPGGRL from the coding sequence ATGGCTGCACTCTCGGTCGGTGTCGAAATCGTCGGCGACGGCCTCGACGATCAATTCCTCGCAACGGGTCGACCCTGGCGGGAGGTGGCGGCGCTGGCGGGCCGGCTGGAGTCCGCGGGTGTCAGCTACTGGGTCATCGGCGCCGAACGGGGCGAGGCCGGTAACCCCGCCACCGTGTCGCTCGACCCGACGCTGGTGGCCACCGTCGCCGCACGCCACACCTTTCGGCTCGGGCTGGTGGTCGCGGCTGCCGCGCACCGCGACCATCCGTACAACCTGGCCCGCAGGCTGGTCTCCGTGGACCACGCCGCGCGCGGGCGCGTGGGCTGGCTCGCACTCGACTTCGACCACGCGATCGCTCTGAACGCCGCGACCGACGTGTGGACCGACGCCGCCCCTGGGCCGGCGCACACCGCCGACGCCGTGGCGGCAGTACGCGCGCTGTGGCGCACATGGCCGCTGGAATCGGTTGTCGGCGAACGCGACACCGGTGTCTTCGCCGACATCACGCGGATCCGCCGCGCCGATGTGCGTGACGGCTATTCCATCGCCGGACCGTTGAACGTCCCCGGATCACTGCAGGGCGACCTGCCGGTGTGGCGCACCGGCGCCGCCGACGGTGCCGACGCCGTCGTCGTCGAGGACGGCGCGCACGCTCCCGTGGGCATCCCGGTCGTGATTCGACTGCGGACGGTCGACGGGCTGGCGGATGCGCTGGATCGGATCGCCGCGAGCAGCGAGGCGGCCGGTGTGATCGTCCGACTGCGGGCACACGACGCGGGCCGGGTGCTCGACGACGTCCTGCCGTCGGCGCGACGCCGTGGACTGGTCGGCGTGCCCTCCGGCAGCACCCTGCGCGGCACCCTGGGCCTCGCGCCGCCGACCTCGCCCGACCTGTCCGACCACGAGCCGGCTTTCGCCGGCGCCCCGAACCCCGGAGGACGCCTGTGA
- a CDS encoding dipeptide ABC transporter ATP-binding protein translates to MTTTAGVDYEQDTDAEPQATLLEVRGLTVAYGGNLDEPTVADVSFSVRRGQTVAVVGESGSGKSTIVNAVLKLLDRGVAVGGTVRFGGREVLGAPERDVRALRGRRIGYVPQDPTAALNPVRRIDTQIFEAYRASGLPEYADRRQHARLAARLLDSVGIVDPERALRSYPHQLSGGQLQRVLIGIAIAQRPDLIVADEPTSALDVTIQKTILDLIDRLKVETDLSVLFVTHDLSLAAERADTVVVLNGGRVQELGASDAVLRNPGSSYTQRLVADVPGLNRERFGAALRLRDQPAEDRFALQVIDVHKSFRDGGHRTDALKAVSFEIPPARTHALVGESGSGKSTLARVVLRLLQPDAGRVVVDGRDVTELSGRGLRDVHRNLQLVYQNPFTSLDPAHTVGRLVDEPLRRYRIGTRAERRVRAAEVLGLVGLDDTFLGRRPRELSGGQRQRVAIARALTLNPKVLVLDEPTSALDVTVQAQILEVLVDLQVTLGLSYLFISHDLSVVRQIADTVTVLRHGEVQEQGATGEVFDHPATAYTRTLVDSIPLPL, encoded by the coding sequence ATGACCACGACAGCCGGTGTCGACTACGAACAGGACACCGACGCCGAACCTCAGGCAACGCTGCTCGAGGTGCGCGGCCTGACCGTCGCCTACGGGGGCAATCTCGACGAGCCGACCGTGGCCGACGTGTCGTTCAGCGTGCGGCGGGGCCAGACGGTGGCGGTCGTGGGCGAATCCGGCTCCGGCAAGTCGACCATCGTCAACGCGGTACTCAAACTCCTCGACCGCGGGGTGGCCGTCGGTGGCACGGTCCGGTTCGGCGGCCGCGAGGTGCTCGGCGCCCCCGAACGCGACGTGCGCGCCCTCCGCGGCCGACGGATCGGCTACGTGCCGCAGGACCCCACGGCGGCGCTGAACCCGGTGCGTCGCATCGACACGCAGATCTTCGAGGCCTACCGCGCCTCGGGCCTACCCGAGTACGCCGACCGCAGGCAGCACGCACGGCTGGCCGCCCGACTGCTGGACTCGGTCGGCATCGTCGATCCGGAGCGAGCGCTGCGGTCGTATCCGCATCAGCTGTCCGGGGGTCAGCTCCAACGCGTGCTCATCGGCATTGCGATCGCCCAGCGCCCCGACCTGATCGTGGCAGACGAGCCGACGTCGGCACTCGACGTCACCATCCAGAAGACCATTCTCGACCTGATCGACCGGCTGAAGGTCGAGACCGATCTGTCGGTGCTGTTCGTCACCCACGATCTGTCGCTGGCCGCGGAGCGCGCCGACACAGTCGTCGTGCTCAACGGCGGCAGGGTGCAGGAACTGGGCGCCTCGGATGCCGTGCTGCGCAATCCCGGCTCCTCGTACACCCAGCGCCTGGTCGCCGACGTACCCGGCCTCAACCGGGAGCGGTTCGGCGCCGCACTGCGACTGCGCGACCAGCCGGCAGAAGACCGCTTCGCCCTGCAGGTCATCGACGTGCACAAGAGCTTTCGCGACGGCGGTCACCGCACCGACGCCCTGAAGGCAGTGAGCTTCGAAATTCCACCGGCGCGCACCCACGCTCTGGTGGGCGAATCCGGTTCGGGCAAGTCGACTCTGGCCCGCGTCGTGCTCCGGCTGCTGCAGCCGGACGCCGGGCGCGTCGTCGTGGACGGGCGCGACGTGACGGAGCTGAGCGGCCGTGGCCTACGGGATGTCCACCGCAATCTGCAACTCGTCTACCAGAATCCGTTCACGTCGCTGGATCCCGCCCACACCGTGGGCCGGCTGGTCGACGAGCCGTTGCGCCGGTACCGCATCGGGACGCGAGCCGAGCGTCGAGTACGGGCGGCCGAGGTGCTCGGCCTGGTCGGCCTGGACGACACCTTCCTCGGCCGCCGGCCGAGGGAACTCTCCGGCGGGCAGCGGCAGCGGGTCGCGATCGCCCGCGCATTGACGCTGAACCCGAAGGTTCTCGTGCTCGACGAACCCACCTCCGCTCTGGACGTGACCGTGCAGGCACAGATCCTCGAGGTGCTTGTCGACCTGCAGGTGACGTTGGGGTTGAGCTACCTGTTCATCTCGCACGACCTCAGCGTCGTCCGGCAGATCGCCGACACCGTCACGGTGCTGCGGCACGGCGAGGTGCAGGAGCAGGGCGCCACCGGGGAGGTCTTCGACCATCCGGCGACCGCTTACACCCGCACGCTGGTCGATTCGATCCCGCTGCCCCTGTAG
- a CDS encoding ABC transporter permease: MVALATQPSELRARVRFRGVRSLPTALALLILVVIAAWALAPGLFTAADPVMGVPHDNFQAPSAAHIFGTDQLGRDIFARVVHGTRPAVLTALLAVTIGLVAGSLLGLIAGFIGRTSDAVIGRVIDILLAVPPFLLAVIVVVSLGFASVNAAIAVGVSSIAVFGRLIRSEVLRVKNLPFIESSYLIGGNRWTVLFAHVLPNTYRPVLALTALQFGLAIISISSLAFLGYGNPPPSPDWGLLISDGKDFLYRYPWLVYAPGTVMVLTVLALNKLSRSIGRSGDSK; encoded by the coding sequence ATGGTAGCCCTCGCCACCCAGCCCTCCGAGTTGCGCGCCCGGGTTCGTTTCCGCGGCGTCAGGAGCCTGCCGACGGCACTCGCGCTGCTCATCCTCGTCGTCATCGCCGCGTGGGCGCTCGCGCCGGGCCTGTTCACCGCCGCCGATCCGGTGATGGGTGTGCCGCACGACAACTTCCAAGCGCCCTCCGCGGCACACATTTTCGGCACCGACCAACTGGGCCGTGACATATTCGCCCGCGTCGTCCACGGCACCCGACCTGCCGTGCTGACGGCGCTGCTGGCCGTGACCATCGGCTTGGTGGCGGGCAGCCTGCTCGGTCTGATCGCCGGCTTCATCGGCCGCACCTCCGACGCGGTCATCGGTCGCGTCATCGACATCCTGCTGGCCGTGCCGCCGTTCCTGCTGGCCGTGATCGTCGTGGTGTCGCTCGGTTTCGCATCGGTCAACGCGGCGATCGCCGTCGGTGTGTCCTCGATTGCGGTGTTCGGCAGGCTGATCAGGTCCGAAGTGTTACGCGTGAAGAACCTCCCGTTCATCGAGTCGTCCTACCTCATCGGCGGCAACCGGTGGACGGTGCTGTTCGCACACGTGCTGCCGAACACCTATCGCCCGGTGCTCGCGCTGACGGCACTCCAATTCGGCCTGGCGATCATCAGCATCTCCTCGCTGGCGTTCCTCGGCTACGGAAACCCGCCACCGAGCCCCGACTGGGGACTGCTGATCTCTGACGGCAAGGACTTCCTGTACCGGTACCCGTGGCTGGTGTACGCACCGGGCACCGTCATGGTCCTCACGGTGCTCGCACTCAACAAACTCAGCAGATCCATTGGCAGAAGCGGGGATTCGAAATGA
- a CDS encoding ABC transporter permease, translating into MLVAAMIAAPDVLAPYDPLQENPDLPLAAPSLQHPFGTDYIGRDLLSRVVAGTAATIAGSFIAVLIGLLAGTVLGLLAAYFGRATDSIISRIVDVLLSIPTLLLSITIIVALGFGTVNAAIAVGVSSIAVFARLARSEVLATRNLPFVEASAHLGSSHSRLLFRHVLPNSYSSVLSLAALQFGTAILAIASLSFLGYGAQPPEPEWGLLISEGRNYINSAPSLVLFPSLAIVLSVMSLSRLAHIVRRKVG; encoded by the coding sequence GTGCTGGTGGCCGCGATGATCGCGGCACCCGACGTCCTCGCCCCCTACGATCCGCTGCAGGAGAACCCGGATCTGCCGCTGGCGGCGCCGAGCCTGCAGCACCCGTTCGGCACCGACTACATCGGTCGCGACCTGCTGAGTCGAGTCGTCGCGGGCACCGCTGCGACGATCGCCGGATCGTTCATCGCCGTCCTGATCGGACTGCTGGCAGGGACCGTCCTCGGCCTGCTCGCCGCGTATTTCGGGCGGGCCACCGACAGCATCATCAGCCGCATCGTCGACGTGCTGTTGTCCATCCCGACGCTGTTGCTGTCCATCACGATCATCGTGGCGCTCGGCTTCGGAACGGTGAACGCCGCCATTGCCGTTGGCGTTTCGTCCATCGCGGTGTTCGCCCGCCTGGCGCGCTCCGAGGTGCTCGCCACGCGGAACCTGCCCTTCGTCGAAGCCAGCGCCCACCTGGGGTCCAGCCATTCGAGGCTGTTGTTTCGGCACGTCCTGCCGAACTCGTACTCGTCGGTGCTTTCGCTCGCCGCACTTCAGTTCGGCACGGCGATCCTGGCCATCGCGTCGCTGAGCTTTCTGGGGTACGGCGCGCAGCCGCCGGAGCCCGAGTGGGGCCTGCTGATCTCGGAGGGTCGCAACTATATCAACTCGGCGCCAAGCCTCGTGCTGTTCCCCTCACTCGCCATCGTGCTGTCCGTGATGAGTCTGTCGCGACTGGCGCACATCGTTCGCAGAAAGGTCGGATGA
- a CDS encoding ABC transporter substrate-binding protein codes for MSARTLLAAAAAAAAVVVGGSLLTGCSAERAASVGGTQRGGHLVYLDAEAPASLQIQVSYWQNSLLKDQMLDRLVYQDPTTFEFVPWIARKWTVDPSGTVYEFTIRDGVTYSNGQPLDAESVRRNLQWQSNGDKSKGIVRNVYFPKIESITADNARRTVRVKLAEPYAPFIAVLTLNTAGLVADATINASKEEQSVVTNLIGSGPFYAESEIPDKQIVLAKRRGYDWAPATAPHQGEAYLDTVTVIPVTEDSVRVGALRAGQADAIRYSQPPDEKLLQREGFRVLGLRTPGLANTLDIRQTAPYMKDINVRRAIGFGIDREEILHTLYTDNWKPAQNIVTRGFPGYTDRSDAVRYDPEEAMRLLERSGWTQLNENGFRVKDGQVLSAKIYVDVYDHTAKPMYELIQRQLRRIGVDLVIRQTDFANYPTASVEDSVALRRNGWPTADPVRLWQNYGSEFGDMYALHGADPEIDRLLEAQIRATDPAQRLRILQQYNNYVIDKAYTIPLLEDTQIFAVAPRVQGFANAANSVPWFYGAWIDDTVTGRDGSP; via the coding sequence ATGAGCGCGCGCACACTTCTGGCGGCCGCGGCGGCCGCGGCGGCCGTGGTGGTCGGCGGTTCGCTGCTCACGGGGTGCAGCGCCGAACGAGCCGCCTCCGTCGGCGGCACACAGCGCGGCGGGCATCTGGTCTACCTCGACGCCGAGGCGCCCGCCTCACTGCAGATCCAGGTCAGCTACTGGCAGAACAGCCTGCTGAAGGACCAGATGCTCGACCGCCTGGTCTACCAGGATCCGACGACGTTCGAGTTCGTACCGTGGATCGCGCGAAAGTGGACCGTGGACCCGTCGGGGACGGTGTACGAGTTCACCATCCGCGACGGCGTCACCTACAGCAACGGTCAGCCGTTGGACGCCGAATCCGTGCGCCGCAACCTGCAGTGGCAGTCGAACGGCGACAAGTCCAAGGGCATCGTCCGGAACGTCTATTTCCCGAAGATCGAGTCGATCACCGCGGACAACGCTCGGCGCACCGTGCGGGTCAAACTGGCCGAGCCGTACGCCCCGTTCATCGCCGTGCTGACCCTCAACACCGCGGGTCTGGTCGCCGACGCCACCATCAACGCCAGCAAGGAGGAGCAGTCGGTCGTCACGAACCTGATCGGCAGCGGGCCGTTCTACGCCGAATCGGAGATCCCGGACAAGCAGATCGTGCTGGCCAAGCGCCGCGGCTACGACTGGGCACCTGCCACGGCACCGCATCAGGGCGAGGCTTACCTCGACACCGTCACCGTCATCCCGGTCACGGAGGACAGCGTCCGGGTGGGCGCGCTGCGGGCGGGCCAGGCCGACGCCATCCGGTACTCACAACCACCCGATGAGAAGTTGTTGCAGCGCGAGGGCTTTCGCGTACTCGGCCTGCGCACACCGGGTTTGGCGAACACACTCGACATCCGACAGACCGCGCCGTACATGAAGGACATCAACGTCAGGCGCGCCATCGGGTTCGGCATCGACCGCGAGGAGATCCTGCACACGCTGTACACCGACAACTGGAAACCGGCGCAGAACATCGTCACCCGCGGATTCCCCGGTTACACCGACCGCAGTGACGCCGTGCGCTACGACCCCGAGGAGGCGATGCGGCTGCTCGAGCGGTCGGGGTGGACGCAGTTGAACGAGAACGGTTTCCGGGTCAAAGACGGGCAGGTGCTGTCGGCCAAGATCTATGTCGACGTGTACGACCACACCGCCAAGCCGATGTACGAACTCATCCAGCGTCAGCTCCGGCGCATCGGCGTCGATCTGGTCATCCGCCAGACCGACTTCGCGAACTATCCGACCGCGAGCGTCGAGGACTCGGTCGCGCTGCGGCGCAACGGCTGGCCGACCGCCGATCCGGTGCGGCTCTGGCAGAACTACGGCAGCGAGTTCGGCGACATGTACGCGCTCCACGGGGCCGATCCCGAGATCGACCGCCTGCTCGAGGCGCAGATCCGGGCGACGGACCCGGCGCAGCGTTTGCGAATTCTGCAGCAGTACAACAACTACGTCATCGACAAGGCGTACACGATCCCGCTGCTCGAGGACACTCAGATCTTCGCCGTGGCACCCCGCGTGCAGGGTTTCGCCAACGCCGCCAACTCGGTGCCGTGGTTCTACGGCGCGTGGATCGACGACACCGTGACCGGAAGGGACGGATCACCGTGA